A genome region from Streptomyces antimycoticus includes the following:
- the rpsT gene encoding 30S ribosomal protein S20: MANIKSQIKRNKTNEKARQRNKAVKSELKTAIRRTREAVAAGDAEKATEAARAAARKLDKAVSKGVLHKNNAANKKSAIAQQVAGLKG; encoded by the coding sequence GTGGCGAACATCAAGTCCCAGATCAAGCGGAACAAGACGAACGAGAAGGCGCGCCAGCGCAACAAGGCGGTCAAGTCCGAGCTGAAGACCGCCATCCGCCGCACCCGTGAGGCCGTGGCCGCCGGTGACGCCGAGAAGGCCACCGAAGCCGCCCGCGCCGCCGCGCGCAAGCTCGACAAGGCCGTCAGCAAGGGTGTTCTGCACAAGAACAACGCCGCCAACAAGAAGTCGGCGATCGCCCAGCAGGTCGCCGGCCTCAAGGGCTGA
- the holA gene encoding DNA polymerase III subunit delta yields MARKTTTDDPLAPVTLAVGQEELLLDRAVQQVVAAARAADPDTDVRDLTPDALQPGTLAELTSPSLFAERKVVVVRNAQDLSADTIKDVKGYLGTPAEEITLVLLHAGGAKGKGLLDAARKAGAREVACPKMTKPADRLAFVRSEFRATGRSATPEACQALVDAIGSDLRELASAVSQLVADVEGTIDEAIVARYYTGRAEASSFTVADRAVEGRAAEALEALRWAVSTGVPPVLITSALAQGVRAIGKLASAPRNARPGDLARELGMPPWKIDRVRQQMRGWSADGVAVALRAVAEADAGVKGGGDDPAYALEKAVVTIVRAARAGRGQP; encoded by the coding sequence ATGGCCAGGAAGACGACGACCGACGATCCGCTCGCCCCCGTGACGCTCGCCGTGGGCCAGGAGGAGCTGCTGCTCGACCGCGCCGTGCAGCAGGTGGTGGCGGCTGCCCGCGCGGCCGACCCCGACACCGATGTGCGCGACCTGACGCCCGACGCGCTCCAGCCCGGCACCCTCGCCGAGCTCACCAGCCCCTCGCTCTTCGCCGAGCGCAAGGTGGTCGTGGTGCGGAACGCACAGGATCTGTCGGCCGACACGATCAAGGACGTGAAGGGCTATCTCGGCACCCCCGCCGAGGAGATCACGCTGGTGCTGCTGCACGCGGGCGGGGCCAAGGGCAAGGGGCTGCTCGACGCCGCCCGTAAGGCCGGGGCGCGCGAGGTCGCCTGCCCGAAGATGACCAAGCCCGCCGACCGACTGGCGTTTGTGCGCTCGGAGTTCCGCGCCACCGGCCGGTCCGCCACCCCCGAGGCCTGCCAGGCCCTGGTCGACGCCATCGGGAGCGATCTGCGCGAGCTGGCCAGCGCGGTCTCCCAGCTCGTGGCCGATGTCGAGGGCACGATCGACGAAGCCATCGTCGCCCGTTACTACACCGGCCGCGCCGAGGCATCCAGCTTCACCGTCGCCGACCGCGCCGTCGAGGGCCGCGCGGCCGAGGCGCTGGAGGCGCTGCGCTGGGCCGTCTCCACCGGGGTGCCGCCGGTGCTGATCACCAGCGCCCTGGCCCAGGGCGTCCGCGCCATCGGCAAGCTGGCTTCCGCACCGCGTAACGCCCGCCCCGGCGATCTCGCCCGTGAGCTGGGCATGCCGCCCTGGAAGATAGACCGGGTGCGGCAGCAGATGCGTGGCTGGTCGGCGGATGGAGTGGCGGTCGCGCTGCGCGCCGTCGCCGAGGCCGACGCGGGGGTCAAGGGCGGCGGAGACGATCCGGCGTACGCCCTGGAGAAGGCGGTCGTCACGATCGTCCGCGCCGCCCGGGCGGGCCGAGGTCAGCCGTAG
- a CDS encoding MOSC domain-containing protein, whose protein sequence is MNGTVTAVSSNGEYSFTKPNRDGITLLAGLGVEGDVHAGVTVKHRSRVAQDPTQPNLRQVHLIHEELFAEVGAEGFTVVPGDLGENITTSGIDLLGLPVGTLLRIGDDAVLEVTGLRNPCLQIDNFHNGLLKQVVGRDEAGNIVRKAGIMSIVKEGGTVRPGDTITAELPTGPHRPLDRV, encoded by the coding sequence ATGAATGGGACAGTGACGGCAGTGAGCAGCAACGGCGAGTACTCGTTCACCAAGCCGAACCGGGACGGCATCACGCTGCTCGCCGGCCTCGGTGTCGAGGGCGACGTACACGCCGGTGTGACGGTCAAGCACCGCTCACGCGTCGCCCAGGACCCCACCCAGCCGAATCTGCGCCAAGTCCACCTCATCCATGAAGAGCTCTTCGCCGAGGTCGGTGCGGAGGGATTCACGGTGGTGCCCGGCGACCTCGGCGAGAACATCACCACCAGCGGCATCGATCTGCTCGGCCTGCCGGTCGGCACGCTCTTGCGCATCGGCGATGACGCGGTGCTGGAGGTGACCGGCCTCCGCAATCCCTGTCTGCAGATCGACAACTTCCACAACGGGCTCCTGAAGCAGGTCGTCGGCCGCGATGAGGCCGGGAACATCGTGCGCAAGGCCGGAATCATGAGCATCGTGAAGGAGGGCGGCACGGTACGCCCGGGCGACACGATCACGGCAGAACTCCCCACCGGCCCCCACCGCCCCCTGGACCGGGTCTGA
- a CDS encoding polysaccharide deacetylase family protein, protein MDQNADPAAVPPAQRSSELLRYPPDARLLIVNCDDFGMYPAINAAVIESIEEGIASSCSLMVPCPAAAQAMELLSRRPRIPFGIHLTLVCEMPDHRWGPIAARERVPSLLDPAGELFPPTPAGRAALLGRARLEEIELEFRAQINAVADAGLAPTHLDFHCLADGGRDDILDLTVGLAAEYGLAVRVWLEPARRRMRHRGLPVIDNDFLDSFSLAIEGKAARYVRMLRDLPAGLNEWAVHPSVGDKESQAVDDGWRVRRTDYEFLISPQAREILQQEDITVIDYRTIQHVWGMTVAPERTAEALTRRVPGP, encoded by the coding sequence ATGGATCAAAACGCCGACCCCGCGGCCGTCCCGCCCGCACAGCGGTCGAGTGAGTTGCTGCGGTATCCGCCCGATGCGCGGCTGCTGATCGTCAACTGCGATGACTTCGGCATGTATCCAGCGATCAACGCCGCGGTGATCGAGTCGATCGAAGAGGGCATCGCCAGTTCATGCAGTCTGATGGTCCCGTGCCCCGCGGCGGCGCAGGCCATGGAACTGCTCAGCCGACGGCCCCGGATCCCGTTCGGCATCCATCTCACCCTGGTGTGCGAGATGCCCGACCACCGGTGGGGGCCGATCGCCGCGAGGGAACGCGTTCCCTCGTTGCTGGACCCCGCGGGTGAACTGTTCCCGCCGACGCCCGCCGGACGCGCGGCTCTGCTGGGCCGGGCCCGGCTCGAGGAGATCGAGCTCGAATTCCGCGCCCAGATCAATGCCGTCGCCGACGCCGGGCTCGCGCCGACCCATCTGGACTTCCACTGCCTGGCCGATGGCGGCCGCGACGACATCCTCGATCTGACGGTAGGGCTGGCCGCGGAGTACGGCCTCGCGGTCCGGGTCTGGCTCGAACCCGCGCGCCGGAGAATGCGGCACCGCGGGCTGCCGGTCATCGACAACGACTTCCTGGATAGCTTCTCGCTCGCCATTGAAGGAAAGGCGGCCCGATACGTTCGGATGCTGCGCGACCTGCCCGCCGGGCTCAATGAATGGGCGGTGCACCCGAGCGTGGGAGACAAGGAGTCACAGGCCGTCGACGATGGCTGGCGCGTGCGCCGGACGGACTACGAGTTCCTGATATCGCCGCAGGCCCGTGAAATCCTCCAGCAGGAGGACATCACCGTGATCGACTACCGGACGATCCAGCACGTCTGGGGCATGACGGTGGCGCCGGAGAGGACCGCCGAGGCCCTCACTCGGCGTGTGCCAGGGCCTTGA
- a CDS encoding type 1 glutamine amidotransferase domain-containing protein has product MAKILCVLTGASYWTLKDGHRHPTGYWAEEFVAPYRVFTGAGHEVTVATPNGVVPVVDTMSLEARMAGGEENSLKEEAVIESADELRHPIALTEVRLEDYDAVYYPGGHGPMQDLSADPDSGALLRKALASGNPLGIVCHAPAAILATRDANGDTPFADYRLTGFCNEEEAGVGLADKAKWLLEDELKTLPTQYSRGPAWEPYTVVDHNLFTGQNPASSGPLAQELVKALAHAE; this is encoded by the coding sequence ATGGCCAAGATCCTGTGCGTGCTGACCGGGGCGAGCTATTGGACCCTGAAAGACGGACACCGACACCCCACCGGGTACTGGGCCGAGGAGTTCGTGGCGCCCTACCGCGTATTCACCGGCGCCGGACACGAAGTCACCGTGGCAACTCCGAATGGGGTCGTTCCGGTTGTCGACACGATGAGTCTGGAAGCCCGCATGGCGGGCGGCGAGGAGAACTCCCTCAAAGAGGAGGCCGTCATCGAGTCGGCGGATGAGTTGCGGCATCCCATCGCGCTCACGGAAGTACGCCTCGAGGACTATGACGCGGTCTATTACCCCGGCGGCCACGGTCCGATGCAAGACCTCTCGGCCGACCCCGACTCCGGGGCACTGCTGCGGAAGGCACTCGCTTCGGGCAATCCGCTCGGCATTGTCTGCCACGCCCCCGCCGCTATCCTCGCCACCCGTGACGCGAACGGCGACACCCCCTTCGCCGACTACCGTCTGACGGGCTTCTGCAACGAGGAGGAGGCCGGCGTCGGTCTCGCCGACAAAGCCAAGTGGCTGCTGGAGGACGAGCTGAAGACGCTGCCCACCCAGTACTCACGAGGGCCCGCCTGGGAGCCCTATACGGTCGTGGACCACAATCTCTTCACCGGGCAGAATCCCGCTTCCTCGGGCCCTCTCGCACAAGAGCTCGTCAAGGCCCTGGCACACGCCGAGTGA
- a CDS encoding DJ-1/PfpI family protein, translated as MPLRVQILLYDGVEEQDFIGPRDVLGHAESAGGPIRTTLVRPSAPGEVTGFFGTRVTVPAAWEPTDTDLLIVPGGGDQLINDPDVLRDLVRAQQAGVIVAGVCTGVMVLSAAGLTKGRPCTTHHLAKADLAAQGGKVIDARVVDDGDLVTAGGVTSGIDLALWMITRECGASIAMSVESIMEYEQRGVVWRSS; from the coding sequence ATGCCTCTGCGCGTTCAGATCCTCCTGTACGACGGGGTGGAGGAGCAGGACTTCATAGGGCCGCGTGACGTGCTCGGGCACGCCGAGTCGGCGGGCGGCCCGATACGAACGACCCTGGTGCGGCCATCGGCTCCTGGCGAGGTGACAGGCTTCTTCGGCACCAGGGTCACGGTGCCGGCCGCCTGGGAGCCCACCGACACCGATCTTCTGATCGTGCCGGGCGGCGGCGATCAGCTGATCAACGATCCGGATGTGCTACGGGACCTCGTACGGGCACAGCAGGCCGGAGTCATCGTCGCCGGTGTCTGCACAGGAGTCATGGTGCTGTCCGCGGCAGGCTTGACCAAAGGCCGCCCGTGCACGACACACCACCTCGCCAAGGCCGATCTGGCCGCCCAGGGAGGCAAGGTGATCGACGCGCGAGTCGTCGACGATGGGGACCTGGTGACCGCGGGCGGTGTCACCAGCGGAATCGATCTGGCGCTATGGATGATCACCCGGGAGTGCGGGGCATCCATCGCCATGAGCGTCGAGTCCATCATGGAGTACGAGCAGCGCGGTGTGGTCTGGCGAAGCTCCTGA
- a CDS encoding GNAT family N-acetyltransferase yields the protein MTDTTPRIYVRPGSLADAPAILDMLDSAVAWMNARGNTEQWGTTPYSQKTGGVARVQRYTTENAPYIAELDGTPVGAMVLDSGPSPQVPIAPAGEPERYVRLLVSDRQRAGLGIGAALLAHAVEETRRAGVGLLRVDCWAGGGGGLVAFYERNGFTATDRFLSGSWPGQVLARRVD from the coding sequence GTGACCGACACGACACCTCGCATATACGTCAGACCGGGCAGCCTCGCCGACGCACCGGCCATCTTGGACATGCTCGATTCCGCGGTGGCCTGGATGAACGCTCGGGGCAACACCGAGCAGTGGGGCACGACGCCGTATTCGCAGAAGACGGGCGGGGTGGCGCGAGTCCAGCGGTACACGACCGAGAATGCCCCGTATATCGCGGAGTTGGACGGAACGCCTGTCGGGGCCATGGTGCTGGACTCCGGGCCCAGCCCACAGGTGCCGATCGCACCGGCCGGCGAACCCGAGCGGTACGTCCGACTGCTGGTCTCCGACCGACAGCGCGCCGGCCTGGGCATCGGGGCGGCGCTGCTGGCCCATGCCGTCGAGGAGACCCGGCGGGCCGGGGTGGGGCTGCTGCGGGTCGACTGCTGGGCGGGCGGCGGGGGCGGACTGGTCGCGTTCTACGAGCGCAACGGTTTCACCGCCACCGACCGGTTCCTGTCCGGGTCCTGGCCCGGACAGGTGCTGGCCCGGCGGGTCGACTGA
- a CDS encoding toxin-antitoxin system HicB family antitoxin — translation MDLTPYVDNLRRELAVAAEAGGEEARELAERLTAPLESATRLTMLNVLSAAMDEITRELAPGSVDVRLRGLDPDFVVTRPEGDEAHEGKSGPAEPLKAPAPAPADGDDGGTARVNLRLPAHLKARAEEAANREGLSVNAWLVRAVSAAVDGGTPSRTTEQPRTTRTVGQSFTGWVR, via the coding sequence ATGGACCTCACGCCGTATGTCGACAACCTCCGCCGCGAACTCGCGGTGGCCGCCGAAGCCGGCGGCGAAGAAGCTCGCGAGCTGGCCGAGCGGCTCACCGCTCCTCTGGAGTCGGCGACCCGGCTGACGATGCTCAATGTGCTCTCCGCCGCGATGGACGAGATCACCCGTGAACTCGCCCCCGGCTCGGTCGACGTACGGCTGCGCGGGCTCGACCCCGACTTCGTGGTGACGCGGCCGGAGGGCGACGAGGCGCACGAGGGCAAGAGCGGACCCGCCGAGCCGCTCAAGGCACCGGCCCCGGCACCCGCCGACGGCGACGACGGCGGCACCGCCCGCGTCAATCTGCGGCTGCCCGCCCACCTCAAGGCGCGCGCCGAGGAGGCCGCGAACCGCGAGGGCCTGTCGGTCAACGCCTGGCTGGTACGAGCCGTGTCGGCCGCGGTCGACGGCGGCACCCCGTCACGTACGACCGAGCAGCCCCGCACCACCCGCACCGTCGGGCAGAGCTTCACGGGCTGGGTGCGCTAA
- a CDS encoding DUF4097 family beta strand repeat-containing protein has product MPSFDAPFDTPEPISVTAHVEAGSIRFIAADRLDTLVDVRPRDPKKDQDVRAAEQSEVRYASGLLTIRTPKQRYLIGRTGTVDVTVELPTGSQVEMTGAWAQVHGEGRLGEVRVKTSSGDVRLDTTGPLHLIASHGTITVDRVEGPAEITTSSGSLRVGAINGAGVLKNSHGTTTVGDALGELRVSGANGDIFIGHAEGSVTATTAHGAVRLDEVARGTVQLETSYGAIDVGIREGTAAWLDVSSSAGQVVNALTASESPDTSEDTAEVRARTRFGNINIRRARA; this is encoded by the coding sequence ATGCCTTCTTTCGACGCTCCCTTCGACACTCCCGAGCCGATCTCGGTCACCGCCCATGTGGAAGCCGGATCCATCCGGTTCATCGCCGCCGACCGGCTCGACACCCTTGTCGACGTGCGGCCCCGCGACCCGAAGAAGGACCAGGACGTACGGGCGGCCGAACAGTCCGAAGTGCGGTACGCGAGTGGTCTGTTGACCATCCGGACACCGAAGCAGCGCTATCTCATCGGGCGCACCGGCACCGTCGATGTGACGGTCGAACTGCCCACCGGCTCGCAGGTGGAGATGACGGGCGCCTGGGCCCAGGTGCACGGCGAGGGGCGGCTCGGCGAGGTCCGGGTGAAGACCTCGTCGGGCGATGTCCGCCTCGACACCACCGGGCCGCTGCACCTGATCGCGTCCCACGGCACCATCACCGTGGACCGCGTCGAGGGGCCCGCCGAGATCACCACCAGCTCCGGCAGCCTGCGCGTCGGTGCCATCAACGGCGCGGGCGTCCTGAAGAACTCCCACGGCACCACGACCGTCGGCGACGCCCTGGGCGAACTGCGGGTGAGCGGCGCCAACGGCGACATCTTCATCGGGCACGCCGAGGGCTCGGTCACCGCCACCACCGCCCACGGCGCCGTGCGCCTCGATGAGGTCGCGCGCGGCACCGTCCAGTTGGAGACCTCCTACGGCGCCATCGATGTCGGCATCCGCGAGGGCACCGCCGCCTGGCTCGACGTCAGCTCGAGCGCCGGCCAGGTGGTCAACGCGCTCACCGCGTCCGAGAGCCCGGACACGTCCGAGGACACCGCCGAGGTCAGGGCCCGTACCCGCTTCGGCAACATCAACATCCGCCGTGCCCGGGCCTGA
- a CDS encoding ATP-binding cassette domain-containing protein, producing the protein MPTSRQGGGQQPPAAVSTADLRKSYGDKTVLDGIDLRIPSGSVFALLGPNGAGKTTTVQILSTLIAADGGQAQVAGHDVATSPEGVRAAIGVTGQFAALDDLLTAEENVLLMADLLRLGKREGRRRAKELLERFDIADVAHKRAAFFSGGMRRRLDLAMTLVGDPQVIFLDEPTTGLDPRSRRTMWETVRSLVADGVTVFLTTQYLEEADQLADRIAVLDGGRIVAEGTADELKAQIPGSHVRLRFTDPDEYERAAAAFPEAARDDEQLALRVAGDGDLDALRALFDRLDAAGIRAADFSVHTPDLDDVFLALTGDGSTNTALHAKETLR; encoded by the coding sequence ATGCCCACGTCCAGGCAGGGCGGCGGCCAGCAGCCGCCCGCCGCCGTCTCCACCGCCGATCTGCGCAAGTCGTACGGCGACAAGACCGTCCTGGACGGCATCGATCTGCGCATCCCGTCCGGCTCCGTGTTCGCGCTGCTCGGGCCGAACGGCGCCGGAAAGACCACCACCGTGCAGATCCTGTCCACGCTGATCGCGGCCGACGGCGGCCAGGCCCAGGTCGCGGGCCACGACGTCGCCACCTCACCGGAGGGAGTGCGTGCCGCGATCGGTGTCACCGGGCAGTTCGCCGCACTCGACGACCTGCTCACCGCCGAGGAGAACGTGCTCCTCATGGCCGACCTGCTGCGCCTGGGCAAGCGCGAAGGACGCAGGCGGGCCAAGGAGCTGCTGGAGCGGTTCGACATCGCGGACGTCGCGCACAAGCGCGCCGCCTTCTTCTCCGGCGGTATGCGGCGCCGCCTCGACCTCGCCATGACGCTGGTCGGCGACCCGCAGGTGATCTTCCTCGACGAGCCGACGACCGGGCTCGACCCGCGCAGCCGCCGCACCATGTGGGAGACCGTGCGCTCGCTGGTCGCCGACGGCGTCACCGTCTTCCTCACCACCCAATACCTGGAAGAGGCCGACCAACTGGCGGACCGGATCGCCGTGCTCGACGGCGGCCGGATCGTCGCCGAGGGCACCGCGGACGAGCTCAAGGCGCAGATCCCCGGCAGCCATGTACGCCTGCGGTTCACCGACCCCGACGAGTACGAGCGCGCGGCCGCCGCCTTCCCCGAGGCGGCCCGGGACGATGAGCAGCTCGCCCTGCGTGTCGCGGGCGACGGCGATCTCGACGCGCTGCGCGCCTTGTTCGACCGGCTCGACGCCGCGGGTATCCGCGCCGCCGACTTCTCCGTGCACACCCCCGACCTCGACGACGTGTTCCTCGCCCTGACCGGCGACGGCAGCACCAACACCGCGCTCCACGCGAAGGAGACCCTGCGATGA
- a CDS encoding ABC transporter permease, which produces MSTLSYAVHDSMTMLRRNIKHALRYPGVSLGASMMPIMMLLLFVYAFGDSIGSGMGGGRDAYLNYLTPGIIIMGVAAGSMSTSIAVCTDMTEGIINRFRTMNITRSSFMTGHVVGSVLTTMVSLVLVVGVALAIGFRPDANPLEWLAAAGLLTAIAFAVTWLSCALGLISKTVESASNKPLLVQFLPFLGSAFVPAESMSPGLRWFAEYQPFTPMTETLRGLLSGSEIGNDGWVSLAWCAGIALVGYVWSRSLFNSNTKR; this is translated from the coding sequence ATGAGCACGCTCAGCTACGCCGTGCACGACTCGATGACGATGCTGCGGCGCAATATCAAGCACGCGCTGCGCTATCCGGGCGTCTCGCTGGGCGCCTCCATGATGCCCATCATGATGCTGCTGCTGTTCGTGTACGCCTTCGGCGACTCGATCGGCTCCGGTATGGGCGGCGGCCGGGACGCGTATCTGAACTATCTGACGCCCGGCATCATCATCATGGGGGTGGCCGCCGGGTCGATGTCGACCTCGATCGCGGTCTGCACCGATATGACCGAGGGCATCATCAACCGCTTCCGCACCATGAACATCACGCGCTCGTCGTTCATGACGGGCCATGTCGTCGGCAGCGTCCTCACGACGATGGTGAGCCTCGTCCTGGTGGTGGGCGTCGCCCTCGCCATCGGCTTCCGGCCGGACGCCAATCCGCTGGAGTGGCTGGCCGCCGCCGGCCTCCTCACGGCCATCGCGTTCGCCGTGACATGGCTGTCGTGCGCGCTCGGCCTGATCTCCAAGACGGTGGAGTCCGCGAGCAACAAACCGCTGCTGGTCCAGTTCCTGCCGTTCCTGGGCTCCGCGTTCGTACCGGCCGAGTCGATGTCCCCGGGCCTGCGCTGGTTCGCCGAGTACCAGCCGTTCACACCGATGACCGAGACACTGCGCGGTCTGCTCTCCGGCTCGGAGATCGGCAACGACGGCTGGGTCTCGCTCGCCTGGTGCGCCGGGATCGCCCTGGTCGGCTACGTCTGGTCGCGCTCGCTCTTCAACAGCAACACCAAGCGCTGA
- a CDS encoding ComEC/Rec2 family competence protein, which translates to MTVARPPRTRAPVHEAAASPRGASQPHQEGPPDLRLVAPALAAWAAAALALDAPAHLVALVCTVASLVAAALLIGARRRDPATGGRRRGPPHPRPGPDVPSPVPLPDDRQPLEPTTSRPRSAQPRQRERARKAPPPTAGRSPGAAPNAAPGTPGRPGTGEGQTVPRRQATSPPRTGAWRGRRTAGALAAVLLCGAAAGAVAGLYGADVRRGPVPALAREYAEATAEVTVTGDPRLTRPRVRGAALAPASVVLEAEADRVTGPDGTTTTTRAPVLVTVHPGAGKERAAWLGLLPSTRLRVHGRLVPPLRDGDRIAAVVRVNGGGPPRITGRPSAVQRVAGRLRAGLRTASDGLSPDARALLPALVVGDTSRVPPELDEAFRATDMLHLMAVSGSNLTLVLALLTGPPQLAGRAERRGLAGALGIRLRTTALLGGGLTLAFVIVCRPDPSVLRAAACGLITLLALGTGRRRSLLPALAAAVLALVLYDPWLARSYGFLLSALATGALLTIAPGWSAALRRRGVPPRLAEALAAAAAAQAVCAPVVVVMAARVSLVAIPCNLIAEVAVAPATVLGFAALAVAAVAPPVAGWIAWPAGWPAGWIAQVARTGAALPGAEADWPDGWTGALLLALVTLAVVLVGRRLLQHRLLCAVCALLVLLAVVRPAPLARIVTGWPPPGWRMVACDVGQGDALVLAAGPGTAVVVDTGPESRAVDRCLRSLGVVRIPLLVLTHFHADHVAGLTGALRGRAVGAIETTGLEEPPGQAEFVRRRARSAHVPVVAAVPGERRRFGPLSWEVLWPAPPPAPAGAEGPNDASVTLLVRTAGLTLLLLGDLEPPAQQALRTAHPALPEVDVLKVAHHGSAYQDPQLLRRLRPRLALISCGADNPYGHPSPRTIASLRAQGAAVLRTDTDGPIAVIRDPGLRAVLGGHGGP; encoded by the coding sequence ATGACGGTCGCGAGGCCCCCGAGGACCCGCGCCCCGGTCCATGAGGCGGCCGCGTCCCCGCGCGGTGCGTCACAGCCACACCAGGAGGGCCCACCCGACCTCCGCCTCGTGGCCCCGGCCCTGGCCGCCTGGGCGGCCGCGGCGCTCGCCCTGGACGCACCGGCCCATCTGGTGGCTCTCGTCTGCACGGTTGCCTCCCTTGTGGCGGCAGCGCTGCTCATCGGGGCTCGCCGACGAGACCCGGCAACGGGTGGACGACGGCGTGGCCCACCCCATCCCAGGCCCGGCCCGGACGTGCCCTCGCCGGTGCCGCTCCCGGACGACCGACAGCCGCTCGAACCCACCACATCGCGGCCACGCAGCGCCCAGCCTCGGCAGCGGGAGCGGGCGCGGAAGGCGCCGCCGCCGACGGCCGGCCGGTCGCCCGGTGCCGCGCCCAATGCCGCACCCGGGACTCCCGGCCGTCCGGGCACCGGCGAAGGCCAGACCGTGCCGCGGCGGCAAGCCACTTCGCCGCCCCGCACCGGCGCGTGGCGTGGGCGCCGTACGGCGGGGGCGTTGGCGGCCGTGCTGTTGTGCGGGGCCGCCGCGGGGGCGGTCGCCGGACTGTATGGGGCGGACGTACGGCGTGGCCCGGTGCCCGCGCTGGCCCGGGAGTACGCCGAGGCCACCGCCGAGGTGACGGTCACGGGGGACCCACGGCTCACCCGGCCACGTGTGCGGGGCGCGGCGCTCGCGCCCGCGTCCGTGGTCCTGGAGGCCGAGGCCGACCGGGTGACCGGCCCCGACGGCACCACGACCACCACCCGCGCGCCGGTCCTGGTGACGGTCCACCCGGGGGCCGGTAAGGAGCGGGCGGCCTGGCTCGGGCTGTTGCCGTCCACCCGTCTGCGTGTCCACGGCCGCCTGGTGCCGCCGCTGCGTGACGGGGACCGTATAGCGGCCGTGGTGCGTGTGAACGGCGGTGGGCCCCCGCGGATCACGGGCCGGCCCAGCGCGGTCCAGCGGGTGGCCGGGCGGCTGCGTGCCGGGCTGCGCACCGCGAGCGACGGACTCTCCCCGGACGCGCGGGCGTTGCTTCCGGCACTGGTCGTGGGGGACACCTCACGGGTGCCGCCCGAGCTGGACGAGGCGTTCCGGGCCACGGACATGCTCCATCTCATGGCCGTGTCCGGAAGCAATCTGACGCTGGTGCTCGCCCTGCTCACGGGTCCGCCGCAGCTGGCCGGGCGGGCCGAGCGGCGCGGTCTCGCGGGCGCGCTCGGCATCCGGCTGCGGACCACCGCCCTCCTCGGCGGCGGGCTCACGCTCGCCTTCGTCATCGTCTGCAGACCCGACCCCAGTGTGCTGCGGGCCGCCGCCTGCGGGCTGATCACGCTGCTCGCCCTCGGCACCGGCCGCCGCCGCTCCCTGCTCCCGGCCCTGGCCGCCGCCGTCCTCGCGCTGGTGCTCTACGACCCCTGGCTGGCCCGGAGCTACGGCTTTCTGCTCTCCGCGCTGGCCACCGGTGCACTGCTCACCATCGCGCCGGGATGGAGCGCGGCCCTGCGGCGCCGTGGCGTACCGCCCCGGCTCGCCGAGGCGCTGGCGGCGGCCGCCGCGGCCCAGGCGGTCTGCGCACCGGTCGTGGTGGTCATGGCCGCGCGGGTGAGCCTGGTGGCGATTCCCTGCAATCTCATCGCGGAGGTCGCGGTCGCCCCCGCCACTGTCCTCGGGTTCGCCGCACTCGCGGTGGCCGCCGTCGCGCCGCCGGTCGCCGGGTGGATCGCCTGGCCGGCGGGCTGGCCCGCCGGGTGGATCGCCCAGGTGGCCCGCACCGGTGCGGCACTGCCCGGGGCCGAGGCGGACTGGCCGGACGGCTGGACCGGCGCGCTGCTGCTGGCCCTCGTCACCCTGGCCGTGGTCCTCGTCGGCCGCCGACTGCTGCAGCACCGCCTGCTGTGCGCCGTGTGCGCCCTGCTGGTGCTGCTGGCCGTCGTACGCCCGGCGCCCCTGGCCCGGATCGTCACCGGCTGGCCACCGCCCGGTTGGCGAATGGTGGCATGCGATGTCGGCCAGGGCGACGCCCTCGTCCTGGCCGCGGGGCCCGGTACGGCCGTCGTCGTGGACACCGGGCCCGAGTCGCGGGCGGTCGACCGCTGTCTGCGTTCGCTGGGCGTCGTCCGGATTCCGCTGCTGGTCCTGACCCACTTCCACGCCGACCATGTGGCCGGGCTGACCGGTGCGTTACGCGGGCGCGCGGTCGGCGCCATCGAGACGACCGGTCTGGAAGAGCCGCCCGGCCAGGCCGAGTTCGTACGGCGCAGGGCCCGGTCGGCGCATGTCCCGGTCGTCGCGGCGGTGCCGGGGGAGCGGCGGCGCTTCGGTCCGCTGTCCTGGGAGGTCCTGTGGCCCGCGCCGCCGCCCGCCCCGGCCGGGGCCGAGGGGCCGAACGACGCGAGCGTCACGCTCCTCGTCCGCACGGCGGGCCTGACCCTGCTCCTCCTCGGCGACCTTGAGCCCCCGGCCCAGCAGGCCCTGCGGACAGCGCACCCCGCCCTCCCCGAGGTCGATGTCCTCAAGGTGGCCCACCACGGCTCCGCCTACCAGGACCCGCAGCTGCTCCGGCGTCTCAGACCCCGCCTCGCCCTGATCTCCTGCGGCGCCGACAACCCCTACGGCCATCCGTCGCCCCGCACCATCGCCTCCCTGCGCGCCCAGGGAGCCGCCGTGTTGCGGACCGACACCGACGGGCCGATCGCGGTGATACGAGACCCGGGGCTGCGCGCGGTGCTCGGAGGCCACGGTGGGCCCTGA